The sequence TCGTCAGTAAAATAGAAACTGAATTAAAAAAAGACTTTCCAGGGCTGCGAGCAGTCGAAACAGTGACAGAACCGGTTGAAGGGTTCTGGTTGCATGGCGTGGCCGGCAATGATTCAAAAAGTAAAGTCGTCACAGCCTATGTCATTAGCAACGGCAAGCAAGGTAGCTTCGTCATTACAGAAAACTACTTCCTCGAAGCCGCGGAAGGCCACGGCGCACGATTCCATCATATGTTGAAGAGCTTTGAGATCGTTGAATAATTAACAGAGGGGAACTGCCATAATCGGTTCCCCTAACTCATTTATGACCGCTACGGAGAACTTTATAACCGCCTTGGGTCCCTTTATGACCGGCATCAATAGGATTATGACCACCTTGCACAACTTTATGACCGCCACAGCCAAAGGAAAGAGTTTGAGTATAGTCATGCATAATAACAGAAATCCTTGGGTATAAATTAAGTAACTCATTTTTTCCAAGGAGGTCATGATAGAGATGGATAGATTCATAATCGTCATCGACTTACTCGTTATCCTATTTTATATACTACTGATTGCTGTACTTTCTCCTTATATGATGCGATTTGTCAAAAAAAGAAACAGTGATGTATTTTTTCAGCTACTCCCCATCTTGTCCCTTATTATGATTAGTAGCATCACGATTTCCATGGGCTACGGCGGATTTTCAGAAACACTGTTCTTCCAGCTAACAAGCATCCTCTCTTTTATCCTTTTGCTGTGTCTGCTATTTTTGACACTACTTATGAAAAAGGTATGGCCTGAGAGGTATGAGAATTTGATTTCAAAGCTCTCCCTTTCTATCATAAAAAAAGAAGCTCAGCAAAAGCCGTTCGATACATAACGAACGGCTTTTTGCTAGATATAAAATCATCTGTCAGCAAGTTTATTGGCGCTTATACGCTGGATATTGTCGTTCGTGGGCGACTTATTGGCGCCAACTACCTAGATATTGGCGTTCACAGACCATTTATTGGCGCTCATTCATGAATTATTGGCGAATCAAGACTTTACTCCTACTTATTATTCCTTATTAACGTCTTCAAATACCTAAATATCATTGACAAACGACCTTACTACGTTTTCTATAAACTAAAAAAGAACACAACCTATATGAAGGATACAAGCGAAATTTCATTGTGTTAAAATGATAAAAATAACGAGTGGGAGACGATGTCATGTTAAAAGAACGGTACTATTACGTAAATCCATATTGCAAATCGTTTACGGCACGCATTACTAAAGCAACACAAGATGCGCAAGGGCAGCCCTATGTCGTGTTAGACAATACAGCTTTTTATCCTGAAGGTGGGGGCCAGCCCGCTGATATGGGGTCGTTGAATGGCATTTCAGTGCTTCATGTGGAAGAGGTGGATGGTGAGGTCCGGCATATGGTGGCGGAAAGCCTTGATGCCACAGGTGAAGTGGAGGGTGTCATTGACTGGGAGCGACGCTTTGACCATATGCAGCAGCATGCAGGGCAGCATATTTTGTCAGCGGCGTTTGTTGAGTTATTCGGATTTCCAACGATTAGTTTTCATTTAGGAAAAGAGATTGTTTCTATTGATTTGGACGTGGAAGAGGTTTCATCCGAACAATTGAAAACCGTAGAACGATTAGCGAATGACGTCATCCTTGAAAACAGACCCATTGAGACTAAATGGGTAACGGAGGGCGAGCTTGACCAGTATTCACTTCGGAAGCAGGTGACTGTGACGGATGAAATTCGATTAGTTATCATTCCGAACTTTGATGATAACGGCTGCGGAGGGACACATCCAAGTTCAACGGGACAAGTTAGTGCTCTGAAGATTTTATCGACAGAAAAGCAAAAGCGCAAAGTACGCGTACATTTTGTTTGTGGCGGACGTGTGTTGCAGCAATTACAACAAAAAAATCAGCAGCTGACGGCAGCCTCCCAATTGTTAAGTGCACCTGAAGATGGCGTTGCTGGAGCTATCGAAAAACTGTTAACTACTAATCATGCACTTGAAAAAACGCTAGAGGAAGCACAAGAAACGTTGTTAGCATTTGAAGCGAAGGAACTGTTGAATACGCGGCATCAAGGCGTTGTAAAAGCCGTATTTACAGGACGTACTGTTCAACAATTACAAAAACTCGCTAAGTTGCTGGTGACAGACAATGAGAACGTCATTGCACTTCTCGTTGCTGATAATGAAGACAGACTGCAGTTTGTCGCGGCGCGCGGATCTTCCATCGCAGTGAGCATGAAGCAGGTTTCAGCTACTGCACTTCCCCTTATTAACGGCAAAGGCGGCGGCAATGATGCGTTTGTTCAAGGTGGTGGAGAGAAGCTGGTAACCGCCGAAGAGTTAGTACAAGCAATGGTTGAGCAAGTAATTTGAACTGCCAAATAACGAGGTACTCAGTATTTAACATGCTATAATAATTGTAACTTGTCGACAATATAAAAGGAGGCACTCCCCGTGCATAAAACAGCAGAAATTGTAGAAGCAAAAAATTATATTCTTAGTAAAACAACAGCTATTCCTGAAATCGGTATTATTTTAGGATCTGGATTGGGCGGTCTTGCTGATGAAATCGAAAATAGTGTTGTCATTCCCTACGAGGACATCCCTTTTTTCTCGAAATCAGATGCAGTGGGTCACGCCAATGAATTGGTCATTGGTCAATTAGAAGGAAAAACTGTTGTCGCTATGAAAGGGCGTTACCACTTTTACGAAGGCTATTCGTTAGATGAGGTGACCTTCCCTGTGCGTGTGATGAAAGCATTAGGCATCGATAAGCTAGTGGTTACGAATGCTTGTGGAGCAGTTAATACAGATTTTAATCCAGGTGAGTTGATGTTAATCACCGATCACCTTAATTTGGTCGGCATCAATCCGTTGATTGGTAAAAATAATGATGATTTAGGGACACGCTTCCCTGACGCTTCCGAGGTGTATAACAAAGAGTTAAGAAACACAGCGCTGCAAGTTGCCAAAGAACATAATATTACACTGCGTGAAGGCGTTTATGGTTGGTGGAGTGGCCCTGTTTACGAAACACCTGCTGAAATTCGCATGATCCGTATTTTAGGTGGAGATGCCGTCGGAATGTCAACAGTACCCGAGGCTGTTGTCGCGGTTCACGCAGGATTGAAGGTATTAGGTATCTCTTGCTTAACAAATATGGCCTCCGGGATTTTAGACGAACCTTTAAGTCATGAGGATGTTATTGCAGTGGCTGCCAAGTCCCGCGATACATTCATCCATCTGATTAAAAATGTTTTGAAGGAAATCTAACAAGGACGTGGGGGAAAAATCATGTTAAAAAAGTATGCAATTTTTCTTGTCATTTTCATGGTACTTTACTTGGCTCTTCAACTTTCAGTAGGAGCCGTTTTAACAGCGATGTATCAACCAGACGTCACTTCCGTTAAGAATGATGTTGTCTATAAACTAGGTGCCTTCACACCAGCATTGACGATTATTGCAGCAGCTGCCATTTCTTATTTCCTCACATATAAATTAGGCAAAAAAGTAAAAGTACGGACGAACTAAAATGATTATTTATGATCAAAAGGGCCATTCGTTGGCCCTTTTTTGTTCCTATAAATCATTTACCACTCACAAAATTACAAAAACAATAATCCCTATCAATCGGGCCGTCTGGTGCTTGTTGACGAAGATTTTTCGTCATACTACCTATTCGGCTAACCTTATCACTTTTATACATTTTTCATACATTTCGAAAAAACTTCATCGAATCGTATTCAATGCATCCCTCGCCTGCATAGCCTTCGCTTCAATAATTTCTTGTATCGTCCCTTTACTCAACGACTCCCAGTCTTCCAGGTGTTCAGCCATATAAAATAGATGATTGCTCTGGATCACCATCACTAATCCCCATTTTCGTAAATGTATTTTCAACTTGTGGTGTGTTCATGACCTAATTCCGCTTCTTCTGTCGAATAGAAAACATCCTGCACAAAAACACTACTTTCGTTGATTTTTTCCTCGATTAACAAGCATACCTAACCAAATTCGTATAAATTAAACGGACCCCCATTCACATCGATTTAGCCATTCCAATAATTTCTTCCCTTGTGAGTTTCCCATCAATGTGAAAATAATAAGTTTGTGTCATCCAAGTTAGCCTTCGGGTACCATCTTTAAATGACAGCATATTTGCTGTTTGGCCATTTATCAAAATTTCTTCTACTATTGTATCATCACTATCCGCTACTCCCCCAAAAGCATATTGCCCAACTAGCTTCTTCTCAGCTACTATAAATTCTCTCTCATCGCTCACATAGTTTAAGTAAACTTCGTTACTCATTTGATCTACTTCTCGCATTACAATAACCTTTTCCAATCGGAACTCTGCTGGTACTGTTGGTATATTAATCATGAAATTCGTTACTTTCTGTGCTTCTTCTAAGTCCATCTCTCCCACAATAGGTCCTGAATCCTCAATGACAAACATACCAGAGGCACTGCCTTCAGTGTCCGTAGACTCACCAGAACCTCCAAACACTTGCACAACAGAGCCTTGCACCTTGTGGAATATTTCACTCCACCGACTATAAGCCCCTCCTTCTTGCGGGTACGCTACGACAATAAGTACCATGAAAATAGAGGCAACAGCTACGATAATCTTTTTCGAAAAATAATTTCTTCTAGGGGAATGGGATGCTTCTTGATACCCACCTTCCATCTTTCGCCATGCCTCTGTAGCAGATAATCTTGGTGGAGGAAATTCCTCCACTTTTACATCTAACACTTCCCGAATCAGTTGATCTAAGTTCTGTTGTTTTGGTTCAGACATGTGACATCACCTCCATCAATTCAGGCTGTTGCTCAATCGATTCTTTCAACTTCTTTTTCGCGCGAAACATTCGTGTTTTCACTGTTGAAAGTTTTACATCTAAAAGCTCGGAAATTTCCTCGTACGTCAAATCATGATGATAGAACAGTATCAACACTTCCTTATGATCTGGCTTCAGCTTATCAATCTCCTCAACTAACAATTCCTTCACATAGGCCTCTTCCAATCCAGTTTCAACCGTTGAAATGTAATCAGGATGAGCCGCGTCTGACTCTGTATCTATATAGACGTCCGAAGTCGTGAAATCATTCCATTTGCTCAAACGACGAAGATGATCGATTGCGGTACGCGTAGCAATGACAGATAACCAAGCACCTAGCTTTTCCACGTCATGCACAGTATGTAAACTTTTAAATGCTTTCATAAATGTTTCTTGTACAATATCCTCTGCCAATCCCTGATCTTTAATAACCCGGTAGGCTGCATAATAGACACGGTTATAGTATTGCTCAAAAATGATTCGCTCTGCCTCTCTATCTTGTTGCTTGTTTTTCCGAAAAATATTTTTTAGCAACTCTTTCACTTCCTATCTGCGCATGCATGCCAGTATGTATACGAATCTCATAAAATAATGTTGCAATTATTCCCATTGTACACTTGATTATTGAGAAGTTGAAGCCTGTCGTCCCTTGTATTGTGGTGACAGCAATGATTGCGAGGCAAAAAATACGGGCAATGAGGGTGCAGTGGATGATTACAGCTGGAACGTTCGCTGCCAGTGTATTGCTTATATTGATAGCATTGTTTTGATTATCAGGGGTACAGGTCGAAAACACAGCTGACTTTGTCTCTGGCATCATTGCCTCGGTGTTATGTGGATTAGGTGCGGTACTCTGCACGATTTATTCGAAGAAGTTAAGCAATGCCGGCTGGACAAGCTCAGCCATTTTAGCTCATCGTTTTTACGGAATTATTGCCCTATCATTTGTAATGACCTATACAATTTTGCCGACATTTTTATTGCAAAAAGGGATTCAATACTGCGAGCCCTTCTTTGTCATGATGACCATCTGCTTCATACCTGTTTTCACATTCACTTTCCAACTATTCGATCCACGTATCGAGTGGTCTACCCTTTCGTTGATTGGCATTTTAATGTTATTTATATTGGGGGTTGCTAGTATTTTTTCGGAGAGTAAAGCGTAGGAATTTTACTCTCCATTTTTATATAATAGAAACAACAATCCTATTGAACTTTAGTTACTAACTGTTCCGTTGTAAGTATCGTCGCGAACTCCTCATGCAAAGTAGCTAATGAAATGGCGTGTAACGTCTCGGCACCATAATAAGTACCATTTTGATCCTCCAACCCAAAAGCTGCTGTTGCATCAGAAATAAGATAGGTATCGAAGCCTAAATTTCCACTCATCCGTGTAGTCGTTGACACACAATGCGGTGTTGTCAAACCAGCAATGACAACTGTTGTGATGCCATTTTCTTGTAAAACTCGTTCTAAATTTGTACCAATGAAGCTACTATTCACCTTCTTCGTAATGACAATTTCTTCATCCACAGGTGCGACCAATTCTTTAATAGCAAAGCCTTCATTCTTTGGATAAAACGAAGAGCTAGGATTATCGGACATATGTTGAATGTGGATAACTTTCCAGCCCTTTTCTCTCCACAATGTTAGTAACTTGCTAATATTATCCTCTGCTTGGGGATTGTTTCGCTCGCCCCACTTGTTATCCACAAAAGCTTTTTGAACATCTATTATTACTAAAGCCATATTTTCTCGATTCATAGAAATTCCTCCTAGCCTCTTATGGGAATAAGAATAACTTTACTACTGGTTCTACATTATCACATCTACCAGTCTAAAAATAATACATTCTCTTGCATGAATAGCTACATCTTTCCCGGTAATTTGACAATTCCTTAGATGACCTGTATTGTGAGTATGAAATTGATAATTAAATTAGGAATTCCTCGTTAGGTGAGGCTCCTATATGGAGATACGCTGCTGCCCAGAAATGTCGAAAGACACCAATGGGTCAACAGGAACCATCGACTTAAGGTGGTTTTTAATGTAGCTGGATGGATGTCATCCTATGCCATATAGTGCTAAAGCTCTACGAAGAGGGTTTATTCGATTATATCGTTTTTTTGAACACCCTTCTTTGTCGAGGGGTGTTTTTTCATATGTGAAAGGAGGTGATGGGGATGTGTAGTTCGACGAGTTCAGAACCCCCCAGTTGTTTAAGGTCCACAGCACTACAAATAAAAAAGAATGCGTCCATTCCCCTTCACCTCGTGAATAGGTGGGCGCACTAAGGAGGTCCACTTCTATGGACAACATGATCAACGGCGTTTTCAAGCATGAAACGACCGGAACACTTATGAAAAAGGGGTATATCGCCCTGCAAGAAACGTATACAGCCGAAAAAGCTATTTCACATCTTCGACAAAACGTGCAAGGTAAAACAAATATTCACTACTTGTATATTCTTAATGCGGATCATCAACTAACAGGCGTTTTGTCTATTCGGGAATTGCTTGGTGCCTCGAATGACGAGGTCATCTCGACGATTATGATGACAGATATCGTTTCATTTCCAACGGATTTAGATCAAGAAGATGCGGCTAAGATTTTCCGTGATGAAGACCTTGTGTCAATTCCTGTTGTGACTCGTGAGAAAAAACTCATTGGTGTCATTCACGTCGAAGATATTTTAGACGTTATACAACAAGAAGCAGACGAGGATATCGGAAAGCTTTCTGCTACTGGAAAAGAAATTGACTTTCAAACGAGTCCTTTCCTAGCGGCTTGGAGACGATTACCTTGGCTGATTTTGTTACTATTCATCGGATTGATTTCGGGTGGAATTATTGAAAGATTTGAAGCTACGTTAGAAGCAGTTGTTGCACTAGCCTTCTTCATGCCGATGATTGCGGGTATGACTGGAAATACAGGTACACAATCACTTGCAGTTGTTGTTCGCGGCCTTGTTTCAGAGGATCTTGATTTCAAAAAGTCCATAAAGCTGTTATATCGGGAATTGATTGTTGGCATAATCATTGGTGTAACATGTGCGATTATCATTGCCGGAATTGCATTTGTTTGGCGTGGAAGTTTAACGCTTGGTCTTGTCGTTGGCACTTCGCTTCTTGCGACACTCATTATCGGAACACTCGCGGGTACCATTATTCCACTTCTATTATACAAATTTAAAGTAGATCCTGCCGTTGCATCAGGTCCACTTATTACAACTATTAATGATATTTTGTCTTTGCTCATTTATTTTGGGATTGCAACGATGTTTATTTCGAAATTGATGTGATTTAAAGTCCTAGTTTATCTTCCGCTTTTGAAATCCAGCGAACGAGCACAGTCATACTTCCCAATTTACTATTTCCTTATATAGGATATAGTAAGGATAGATAAAGTCTTCAAAGATTTAAAGTAAACCCGTATGACAAAGGTGGGGACTGTTATGAAGGAAATTTTATATATCGAGGATGACATAGAGATTGGCACTATCGTCAAAGAAGACTTGGAGCAGCGTGGCTATGTAGTACACTGGCTCACTTCTGGCGAAAAAATTGGAGAAATGCTCGGCGATGCAAAAGTCGTGATTTTGGATGTCATGCTTCCTGGACTGGATGGTTTTACAGTCGGGCAACGCTTGAAACACAATCATCCCGAAGTATCGATTCTCATGTTGTCTGCGCGAACAGCTGTTGACGATAAGCTTCAAGGGCTACGTTTTGCGGATGATTATGTAACCAAACCTTTTCATCCTGAAGAACTCGCCGCAAGAATCGATGTTTTATTCAGAAGAAATCAACATACAGTATCTACAGAAATTCAACTGGGCCATATAACCGTCCATACGACAGAAAACCGTATTGTGAAAAACGATGGTGAAGAAATCTTTTTGACAGCTAAACAACATCAGATTTTCATGTATTTACTACGCCATCCCAATCAAATCTTAACAAAAGAGCAGCTGTACGAGGCGGTGTGGGGAGAGGCTTATATGGAGGGGGATAAAACCTTAATGGTTCATATCCGCTACTTGAGAGAGAAAATTGAAGAAAATCCGAGTGACCCTCAAATCGTTGAAACGATTCGCGGCATCGGCTATCGAGTGAAGCAATGAAAAAGCTAAAGAATTCTTTACTACTCCAATATTTGTTGATTATTCTGCTAGCAACGACGATTATCCCTATCGCTATTCCGGTTTTGTCGATTGTTTTTTACAACATCGCCAATCCAGAAGAGTCGCCCGATCGTTATTATAATGGAACAGATTTAGAAAATATGTGGCACCAGACAGCCAAAGGGCTAGCAGGTGCTTCCGATGAGCAAATCCATAGTAAACTGAAGGAACTAAAAAGCATTTATCAAGAATCGTCCATCTATTGGGTCGATAGCACGGGACAAACGAGAGATAAATTTCCGGAGTCCTTATCGGTACCGGATCAGTGGTCAGCCTCCTTTGCAATTGACTTTATAAAGAAAAATCGTGGCTATACGATTGATCCATTTACTGCAGTTGCATTTATAGGCAACAACCCTAATGATGGATTTATGGTTTTACAACTACCACGCTCAGATATGACTAATCCAAATAGCCTAGCGGTCCAAAGCTACTATTATATTTTCCCTATCGCCCTTTTATTGTTATTCATTCTTTTTATAATCATTTCTATGCTCTTCTTTTATCGGATTCGAAAAAGGCTTCTTCATTTACAAGAGGTGATGGCAGCACCTGAGGCAAATGGAATCCCATCAACCATCGAGGTGACAAAGGAAGACGAGATCGGACGCCTTGGCCAGTCCTTCAATCGTATGATTCACGAGTTAGAAAGCAGTCGAGAACGTGAGCAGGAGGAAGAAAAACTTAGAAAAGAGCTCATTGCGAATTTATCGCATGATTTACGAACGCCACTGACGACGATTCGCGGACATGCCTATCGCTTAAAGAAAGAGCCACTTAGTAGCAAAGGACAGGAGTCTGTAGACTTTATCGATGAAAAAGTAAGTTATATGGGAGAGCTTATCGAGAATTTACTCTCCTATACACTGTTGTCGACTGGGAAATATCCTTATTATCCAGAGAATGTCGATATCAATCGGCTCATTCGAACTTCCTTCGCTGCATGGTATCCTATTTTTGAGAATCTTCAGTTTGATATCCAATTGGACATTCCTGAGAAACAATTAACTTGGGAAGTGGATCCTCAAATGTTTCATCGGGTATTGGATAACTTCTTTCAAAATATTTATCGGCATGCGAAAAGTGGACAGTTTGTAGCCGTACGAATCGACAATGATACGATTATCATTGAAGATCATGGGCCTGGCATGAAAGCAAAATCGAACGAGCAAGGCATTGGCGTTGGTCTTTCTGTTGTTTCTCTTATGCTAAAGGAAATGCAGCTCGATTGGACGATTGAAACGGGTGAACAGGGGACGAGGATGATTATCAAAAAGTAAACAGGATGCTTCTCTACTTCGTTGAGTCAAAGGTCCTAAAATTATCGATAACTCTGTCCAATTGATCGATAATCTTTGGTAATTAATCGATAACGGCTTCGAAATGATCGATAACTCTCGGCAATTGATTGATAAGTTTCCAATCGTGCTTGTCGAGGGGGAGAAAAATAGGGTTGTCCAAAAAGTTAGTGAAACTAACCTATTGGACAACCTTTTATTCATTTTTAAACGAATTTTAAACTTCACCCTCCCATCGTTTTAACCTTCGAGCGGTAGGATTGTAAGTGAGGTGAGGAGAATGAGTGAGTTCATTATTGAAACGAAGAAGTTAACGAAGAAATTTGGT comes from Sporosarcina sp. FSL K6-3457 and encodes:
- a CDS encoding alanyl-tRNA editing protein, with the translated sequence MLKERYYYVNPYCKSFTARITKATQDAQGQPYVVLDNTAFYPEGGGQPADMGSLNGISVLHVEEVDGEVRHMVAESLDATGEVEGVIDWERRFDHMQQHAGQHILSAAFVELFGFPTISFHLGKEIVSIDLDVEEVSSEQLKTVERLANDVILENRPIETKWVTEGELDQYSLRKQVTVTDEIRLVIIPNFDDNGCGGTHPSSTGQVSALKILSTEKQKRKVRVHFVCGGRVLQQLQQKNQQLTAASQLLSAPEDGVAGAIEKLLTTNHALEKTLEEAQETLLAFEAKELLNTRHQGVVKAVFTGRTVQQLQKLAKLLVTDNENVIALLVADNEDRLQFVAARGSSIAVSMKQVSATALPLINGKGGGNDAFVQGGGEKLVTAEELVQAMVEQVI
- a CDS encoding purine-nucleoside phosphorylase, with amino-acid sequence MHKTAEIVEAKNYILSKTTAIPEIGIILGSGLGGLADEIENSVVIPYEDIPFFSKSDAVGHANELVIGQLEGKTVVAMKGRYHFYEGYSLDEVTFPVRVMKALGIDKLVVTNACGAVNTDFNPGELMLITDHLNLVGINPLIGKNNDDLGTRFPDASEVYNKELRNTALQVAKEHNITLREGVYGWWSGPVYETPAEIRMIRILGGDAVGMSTVPEAVVAVHAGLKVLGISCLTNMASGILDEPLSHEDVIAVAAKSRDTFIHLIKNVLKEI
- a CDS encoding DUF4367 domain-containing protein; the protein is MSEPKQQNLDQLIREVLDVKVEEFPPPRLSATEAWRKMEGGYQEASHSPRRNYFSKKIIVAVASIFMVLIVVAYPQEGGAYSRWSEIFHKVQGSVVQVFGGSGESTDTEGSASGMFVIEDSGPIVGEMDLEEAQKVTNFMINIPTVPAEFRLEKVIVMREVDQMSNEVYLNYVSDEREFIVAEKKLVGQYAFGGVADSDDTIVEEILINGQTANMLSFKDGTRRLTWMTQTYYFHIDGKLTREEIIGMAKSM
- a CDS encoding RNA polymerase sigma factor encodes the protein MLKNIFRKNKQQDREAERIIFEQYYNRVYYAAYRVIKDQGLAEDIVQETFMKAFKSLHTVHDVEKLGAWLSVIATRTAIDHLRRLSKWNDFTTSDVYIDTESDAAHPDYISTVETGLEEAYVKELLVEEIDKLKPDHKEVLILFYHHDLTYEEISELLDVKLSTVKTRMFRAKKKLKESIEQQPELMEVMSHV
- a CDS encoding cysteine hydrolase family protein — its product is MNRENMALVIIDVQKAFVDNKWGERNNPQAEDNISKLLTLWREKGWKVIHIQHMSDNPSSSFYPKNEGFAIKELVAPVDEEIVITKKVNSSFIGTNLERVLQENGITTVVIAGLTTPHCVSTTTRMSGNLGFDTYLISDATAAFGLEDQNGTYYGAETLHAISLATLHEEFATILTTEQLVTKVQ
- the mgtE gene encoding magnesium transporter, with translation MDNMINGVFKHETTGTLMKKGYIALQETYTAEKAISHLRQNVQGKTNIHYLYILNADHQLTGVLSIRELLGASNDEVISTIMMTDIVSFPTDLDQEDAAKIFRDEDLVSIPVVTREKKLIGVIHVEDILDVIQQEADEDIGKLSATGKEIDFQTSPFLAAWRRLPWLILLLFIGLISGGIIERFEATLEAVVALAFFMPMIAGMTGNTGTQSLAVVVRGLVSEDLDFKKSIKLLYRELIVGIIIGVTCAIIIAGIAFVWRGSLTLGLVVGTSLLATLIIGTLAGTIIPLLLYKFKVDPAVASGPLITTINDILSLLIYFGIATMFISKLM
- a CDS encoding response regulator transcription factor, yielding MKEILYIEDDIEIGTIVKEDLEQRGYVVHWLTSGEKIGEMLGDAKVVILDVMLPGLDGFTVGQRLKHNHPEVSILMLSARTAVDDKLQGLRFADDYVTKPFHPEELAARIDVLFRRNQHTVSTEIQLGHITVHTTENRIVKNDGEEIFLTAKQHQIFMYLLRHPNQILTKEQLYEAVWGEAYMEGDKTLMVHIRYLREKIEENPSDPQIVETIRGIGYRVKQ
- a CDS encoding HAMP domain-containing sensor histidine kinase — protein: MKKLKNSLLLQYLLIILLATTIIPIAIPVLSIVFYNIANPEESPDRYYNGTDLENMWHQTAKGLAGASDEQIHSKLKELKSIYQESSIYWVDSTGQTRDKFPESLSVPDQWSASFAIDFIKKNRGYTIDPFTAVAFIGNNPNDGFMVLQLPRSDMTNPNSLAVQSYYYIFPIALLLLFILFIIISMLFFYRIRKRLLHLQEVMAAPEANGIPSTIEVTKEDEIGRLGQSFNRMIHELESSREREQEEEKLRKELIANLSHDLRTPLTTIRGHAYRLKKEPLSSKGQESVDFIDEKVSYMGELIENLLSYTLLSTGKYPYYPENVDINRLIRTSFAAWYPIFENLQFDIQLDIPEKQLTWEVDPQMFHRVLDNFFQNIYRHAKSGQFVAVRIDNDTIIIEDHGPGMKAKSNEQGIGVGLSVVSLMLKEMQLDWTIETGEQGTRMIIKK